Proteins encoded within one genomic window of Desulforegulaceae bacterium:
- a CDS encoding LL-diaminopimelate aminotransferase yields MITINENYKKLKTSYLFSEIAKRVTAFQAENSEKQIIRLGIGDVTKALPKACIEAMHKAVDEMANDSTFRGYGPEQGYLFLREAIAKNDFQSRGADISPDEIFISDGAKCDTGNFQELFSKDIKVAIPDPVYPVYLDTNVMAGRTGENKNGRYEKIIYLDALKENGFVPELPGETPDLIYLCFPNNPTGSTASREELKKWVDYAKENKALILFDAAYESFIRDDSIPKSIYEIEGAKDVAVEFRSFSKNAGFTGTRCAFTIVPKECRAFDSQGEKVLIHPMWNRRHSTKFNGVSYPIQKAAEAVYSEEGQKQVKELIDYYMKNASIIRKKMTELGFECTGGDNSPYIWVESKQKSFEFFDLLLEKAGVVCTPGSGFGTCGEGYIRISAFNSHENVIEAMERIEKVFS; encoded by the coding sequence ATGATAACGATAAATGAAAACTATAAAAAACTTAAAACCTCTTATCTTTTTTCTGAAATTGCAAAAAGAGTGACTGCTTTTCAGGCTGAAAATTCTGAAAAACAAATAATCAGACTTGGGATAGGAGATGTTACAAAGGCTCTTCCAAAAGCATGTATTGAAGCAATGCATAAAGCTGTTGATGAAATGGCAAATGACTCAACTTTCAGAGGATACGGCCCTGAACAGGGATATTTGTTTTTAAGAGAAGCAATTGCAAAAAATGATTTCCAGTCAAGGGGAGCAGATATTTCACCAGATGAAATTTTCATAAGTGATGGAGCAAAATGCGATACAGGAAACTTTCAGGAACTTTTTTCTAAAGATATAAAAGTTGCTATTCCTGACCCTGTCTATCCTGTTTATCTTGACACCAATGTAATGGCAGGAAGAACCGGAGAAAATAAAAACGGAAGATATGAAAAAATAATTTATCTTGATGCTTTAAAAGAAAACGGATTTGTTCCTGAACTTCCAGGAGAAACTCCAGATCTTATCTATCTATGCTTTCCAAATAATCCAACAGGAAGTACAGCTTCAAGAGAAGAACTTAAAAAATGGGTTGACTATGCAAAAGAAAACAAGGCTCTTATCCTTTTTGATGCTGCTTATGAATCTTTTATAAGAGATGATTCAATTCCAAAGTCAATTTATGAAATTGAAGGTGCAAAAGACGTTGCTGTAGAATTTAGAAGCTTTTCTAAAAATGCAGGATTTACAGGAACAAGATGTGCTTTTACCATTGTACCAAAAGAATGCAGGGCTTTTGACTCCCAGGGAGAAAAAGTTTTAATCCATCCAATGTGGAATAGAAGACACTCAACAAAATTCAATGGAGTTTCCTACCCCATTCAAAAAGCTGCAGAGGCAGTATATTCAGAAGAAGGTCAAAAACAGGTAAAAGAACTTATTGACTATTATATGAAAAACGCATCGATTATAAGAAAAAAAATGACTGAGCTTGGATTTGAATGCACAGGAGGAGACAACTCCCCTTATATCTGGGTAGAATCAAAACAAAAATCTTTTGAGTTTTTCGATCTTCTCCTTGAAAAAGCCGGAGTTGTCTGCACTCCAGGCTCAGGTTTTGGAACCTGCGGTGAAGGTTATATAAGAATCAGTGCTTTTAACAGCCATGAAAACGTAATTGAAGCCATGGAAAGAATTGAAAAGGTGTTTTCGTAA
- a CDS encoding heterodisulfide reductase-related iron-sulfur binding cluster: MTEEAVKISKKKESFFIDKVKELLPEGGNLNACLTCGLCSSGCPATGLRDMDPRKFLRMAALGMDEEIKEHPWVWMCSMCQRCVYVCPMVINIPQLIFYARQLTPREERPRGILGSCDMALRVDTCSAMGAGQEDFEFVVEDILEEVREEQPLWAERDLQAPIDKKGAKFFLNQNSREPVTEPEEMVPLWKILNMVGADWTYGSKGWAAENYCMFLSDDEGWEHITRTSVEKADELGCEVFLNTEUGHITYAVLAGLKKYNIPHNVKVETIYNYYAKWIREGLLPVNSDWNKELGIKFTLQDPCQIVRKTFGDEAADNARYVIKACVGEENFVDMYPNKSNNFCCGGGGGYLQSGYKDERLEYGRIKDVQIKATGADYVITGCHNCHAQIHELSEHYGSNYPVLHMWTLICLAMGVLGENERTYLGEDLAEVNMPE; encoded by the coding sequence ATGACGGAAGAAGCAGTAAAGATAAGCAAAAAGAAGGAGAGCTTCTTCATAGACAAAGTGAAGGAGTTGCTTCCAGAAGGCGGCAATCTTAACGCATGCCTTACCTGCGGTCTTTGTTCTTCCGGGTGTCCCGCTACCGGCTTGAGAGATATGGATCCAAGAAAATTCTTGAGAATGGCGGCACTTGGAATGGATGAAGAGATCAAGGAGCATCCATGGGTATGGATGTGCAGCATGTGCCAACGCTGCGTTTATGTTTGTCCAATGGTGATAAATATTCCCCAGCTGATTTTTTATGCACGTCAGCTTACTCCAAGAGAAGAAAGGCCAAGAGGTATTCTTGGTTCTTGTGATATGGCTCTTAGAGTTGATACCTGCAGTGCCATGGGAGCTGGACAGGAAGACTTTGAGTTTGTTGTGGAAGATATTCTTGAAGAAGTTAGAGAAGAACAACCTCTTTGGGCAGAGAGAGATCTTCAGGCACCAATAGATAAAAAAGGTGCTAAGTTTTTCCTTAACCAAAACTCAAGAGAGCCTGTAACAGAACCTGAAGAAATGGTTCCGTTATGGAAAATTCTTAATATGGTAGGTGCTGACTGGACTTACGGAAGTAAGGGCTGGGCTGCTGAAAATTATTGTATGTTTCTTTCTGATGATGAAGGTTGGGAGCATATTACAAGAACATCTGTTGAAAAGGCAGATGAGTTGGGGTGTGAAGTTTTTCTCAACACCGAATGAGGACACATTACATATGCAGTCCTGGCAGGACTGAAAAAATATAATATTCCTCATAACGTTAAAGTGGAAACCATCTATAATTATTATGCAAAATGGATACGCGAAGGACTTCTTCCTGTTAATTCTGACTGGAATAAGGAACTTGGAATTAAGTTTACTCTCCAGGATCCATGTCAGATAGTCAGAAAAACTTTTGGAGACGAGGCAGCTGACAATGCTCGCTACGTTATCAAAGCCTGTGTCGGAGAAGAAAACTTTGTTGATATGTATCCTAATAAGTCAAACAACTTCTGCTGCGGAGGCGGAGGCGGTTATCTTCAGTCAGGATACAAAGATGAAAGACTGGAGTACGGAAGAATTAAAGATGTGCAGATCAAGGCTACTGGAGCAGATTATGTTATCACAGGATGTCATAACTGCCACGCTCAGATTCATGAGTTAAGTGAGCATTACGGAAGTAATTATCCTGTTCTTCACATGTGGACTCTTATTTGTCTTGCAATGGGAGTTCTTGGTGAAAATGAAAGGACTTACCTTGGCGAAGATCTTGCCGAAGTAAATATGCCTGAGTAA
- a CDS encoding TetR/AcrR family transcriptional regulator: MKASLRKKKILECSKKEFSKNGFYKTQIADIAKAANISRATVYQYFNNKDEIYMTLLSEQLTKWKEMMKQNEIDVSKLTPAEYFSYQVRKTLKYFAGDRYISNIVLRVGIGIPKDIDKPVKHFEESILAVIIDELEKGIKSGFIKKEIDTEFISTLIAGAILRTSSYYFGPYKRKKPINIKQAADEITSIFGAGLFTQEGLSFTKK, from the coding sequence ATGAAAGCAAGTTTAAGAAAGAAAAAAATACTTGAATGTTCTAAAAAAGAATTTTCCAAAAACGGGTTCTATAAAACCCAGATAGCTGACATTGCAAAAGCTGCAAATATTTCAAGAGCAACAGTTTATCAGTATTTCAACAATAAAGATGAAATCTATATGACCCTTCTTTCAGAGCAGCTTACAAAGTGGAAAGAAATGATGAAGCAAAATGAAATAGATGTTTCAAAGCTTACCCCGGCAGAATACTTTTCATATCAGGTAAGAAAAACACTTAAATATTTTGCTGGGGACAGATATATCAGCAATATTGTTTTAAGAGTGGGAATAGGAATACCAAAAGACATTGACAAACCTGTAAAACATTTTGAAGAAAGTATTTTAGCTGTAATTATTGATGAACTTGAAAAGGGAATAAAATCAGGCTTTATAAAAAAAGAGATTGACACTGAATTTATCTCCACCCTTATAGCAGGGGCAATTCTTAGAACATCCTCCTATTATTTCGGCCCTTATAAAAGAAAAAAACCCATTAATATTAAACAAGCAGCTGACGAAATAACTTCAATCTTTGGTGCCGGCCTTTTCACCCAGGAAGGGCTTTCTTTTACAAAAAAATAA
- a CDS encoding TetR/AcrR family transcriptional regulator, whose product MVKSKKNILQQLKEEEKQKKKNLIIDAAISIFGKKTAEEIHLKDIAEELGISVPTIYQYFESRDDLFMGIFNQEILGIVKYIDKKMKAENENSLEAITKHLVNYFIKNQGGFKIITYFLVKDNVSIEVLKKTKKTISKFLPIIEDGFKSLEIEEDPLMLVHSLLGTIAGGMLVYKNYPNFDKKNAHKIIYSLANLKVKTFKNK is encoded by the coding sequence ATGGTAAAGTCAAAAAAAAATATTCTTCAGCAATTAAAGGAGGAAGAAAAACAAAAGAAAAAAAATCTTATAATAGATGCAGCAATTTCTATTTTCGGAAAAAAAACAGCGGAGGAAATCCATTTAAAAGATATTGCAGAGGAACTAGGTATTTCAGTGCCAACCATTTATCAATACTTTGAAAGTAGAGATGACTTGTTTATGGGAATATTTAACCAGGAAATCCTTGGTATTGTTAAATATATTGACAAAAAAATGAAGGCTGAAAACGAAAACTCCCTTGAAGCAATTACAAAACATTTGGTCAATTATTTTATTAAAAACCAGGGAGGTTTTAAAATTATCACTTATTTCCTGGTCAAGGATAATGTTTCCATTGAAGTTTTGAAAAAAACAAAAAAAACTATTTCTAAATTTCTTCCAATAATTGAAGATGGTTTTAAAAGCCTTGAAATTGAAGAGGATCCCCTTATGCTTGTTCACTCACTTCTTGGAACAATAGCCGGGGGAATGTTGGTTTACAAAAACTATCCAAATTTCGATAAAAAAAACGCCCACAAAATTATTTATAGTCTGGCAAATTTAAAAGTAAAAACATTTAAAAACAAATAA